The segment TAACTAAATCAGCGGCCCGTAATATTTTCTATGGCGGCTCGCTGTTCTTCTTCCTGCTATTTGCCGCGCTTACGGCTCATAGCCACTGGTACATGGTCAACGTTTCCACGGACAGCGAAGCCCTCACCGATTCCGTGAAACATGGAAAAGAAGTGTGGGAAAAAAACATGTGTATCAACTGCCATACCATTATGGGAGAGGGGGCTTACTTCGCTCCTGAACTGGGTAACGTCTGGGAACGCTACGGGGGGCTCGAGAATCCTGATGCTGCGAGAGCTGGTATCAATGCCTGGATTCGTGCACAGCCATTGGGGATCGAAGGGCGTCGCCAAATGCCCGCGTTTGATTTTAGCGAAAAAGATATGAATTCGTTAATCGACTTCCTCGAATGGACCAATAGCATTAACGACCAGGACTGGCCCCCACATCCTGCTGGCTGAAACAAGCAGCCGAAGGATGAATCAAGGAGAACCGTACAATGAAATATGAAACCCAAAAGGTTGCTTTACCCTTTTTTATGGTGGCCATGGCGCTATTTACGCTACAAATAGTCTTCGGGCTGCTGGCTGCCGCTGTCTATGCTTGGCCCAACTTCATGGCTGAAGTGATGCCCTTTCACATCATGCGTGTCAGCCATACCAATCTGTTGATTGTGTGGCTGTTGATCGGTTTTATGGGCTGTACCTACTATTTGATGCCAGAGGAAGCCGAACAGGAAATTCACAGTCCTAATCTGGCGTATATCCAACTGGCGATCTTCGCTTTTGCTGGCGCCGCGGCTCTGGTCGGCTACCAGTTCGGAATCCATGAAGGTCGAGAATTTCTTGAGCAACCTTTCTGGGTGAAAATACTCATCACCATTTCTTTCCTTATGTTTCTTTTCAATACCAGCATGACGCTGCTCAAGGGCCGCAAGACCGCTATTAACCTAGTGTTAATGCTGGGGCTTTGGCTAGCGGCAGTATTTTGGTTATTCGCTTTCTACAACCCGACCAACCTGGCGGTAGATAAACTCTACTGGTGGTGGGTGGTTCACCTCTGGGTGGAAGGCGTATGGGAGTTGATCATGGCTTCCTTGCTGGGTTACCTACTGATCAAAATGACCGGTGTGGATCGCGAAGTGATCGAAAAATGGCTCTATATCATTGTTGGGTTGGCACTGTTCTCCGGCCTGCTGGGTACCGGGCACCACTACTACTGGATTGGTGCACCTGGCTACTGGCAGCCCATCGGCAGTATCTTTTCGACGCTGGAAGTGGCGCCTTTCTTCGCCATGGTGGTGTTCGCCTTTACCATGTTCTGGAAGGGCAGTCGTAACCACCCCAATAAAGCGGCCATGCTATGGGCCTTAGGCTGCCCAACCATTGCCTTTTTCGGCGCTGGTGTGTGGGGCTTTATGCATACCCTCTCGTTCGTGAATTACTACAGCCATGGTACTCAGGTAACCGCCGCTCATGGCCATCTGGCTTTCTATGGTGCCTATGTGATGCTGATTCTTGGTGTGATTACCTACGCCATGCCGCAGATTCGCCGCGTACAGCCGTACAACCAGATACTGAACATGTGGGGCTTTTGGATCGTTACCAGTGCGATGTGCTTTATGACCTTTACCCTGACTTTCGCCGGGGTCGTGCAGACTCACTTGCAGCGCGTCCTGGGTATGAATTACATGGAAGTACAGGATCAATTAGGCCTGTTCTACATCATGCGTTTGGGCGCTGGCGTGGCCGTGGCGGTGGGGGCGATCATGCTGCTCTACTCCTTCTTCGGGCCCGCGCGTGAGCAAGTGCCTGCTGGTGGCACACAAATTACCGCAGGGGCAGGCTCGGCCTGAACTAAACGGCCCTGCGGGGCCGTTTTTGCTTCTTTTATTTATTTTTCGGCAATGGAGTCTTGCCATGCCTCTCTCTTGTGTCGCTAATCCTATCGATGAGCGTGAAATCCCTTTCTACGAGAACGTCGGCAACGAATGCGCTATGTTTGAGCACGCCTTTCGCCAACGTTTGCCGCTGTTACTTAAAGGCCCCACGGGGTGTGGTAAAACACGTTTTGTCAGCCATATGGCCGCTAAGCTGGGCCGCCCACTATTCACTGTTTCATGTCACGACGACCTGACTTCAGCCGACCTTACAGGCCGCTATCTGTTGCAGGGCGGCGAGACCCGCTGGGTCGATGGCCCGCTTACTCGCGCAGTGCGCGAAGGGGGTATCTGCTATCTCGATGAGGTGGTAGAGGCGCGTAAAGATGTCACCGTGGTGCTTCACCCGCTCACCGATGACCGCCGACTACTGCCGTTGGAACGTACCGGGGAACTGCTTGAAGCGCCGGATGACTTCATGCTTGTGGTGTCTTATAACCCGGGTTATCAGCATATTCTCAAATCGCTTAAACCGAGTACCCGCCAGCGCTTCCTGGCCATGTCATTTGATTTTCCACCACCCAAAGTCGAGCGCGATATTGTCGCGCGGGAGAGTGGTTTGCCCGGTGAGCAGTGCGCCGCGCTGGTCAATCTTGCTGCCAGCCTGCGGGCCATGAAGGGGCAGGATTTAGAAGAGGGTGTTTCTACTCGCCTACTGGTTTACTGCGCTACCCTGATTGCCGCCGGGGTGCCCATTTTGGAAGCTGCCCGCGCTACCTTAGTGGAGCCGCTAAGCGATGACGCAGATGTTCAGGAAGGGCTGATGGAAGCCATTCAAGCAACCTTTGGGTGAGGGCACGGCATGCTTGATTTTCTTGAAGTCGAAGAGTTTGTCGGCCGCCATTGGCACCGTTGGGCTTCCAGTGCGGCAAGTTACCCTGACCATCCCGAAGCCGCAGTGCGCCTTGAAACGCTGCGGCCCATGCTCGGCGTCTTTTTCCGCGCAGGAGGCGGCGAGGCGGGTATCAATGTTGCCGCTATTGCGGGGCGTAGTTCGTCGCATCGCTTATCCTTACGTCAAAGGCTAGGGCTTGATGAGGAGGTGCTCGATCAAGCACGCCGCGACGAAGAAAGCCTGTTGTTACCGCCACGCATTGCCCTGTTCGATGAGGCTTCCTTGAACCGGGATCTCTACCTTTGGCTGGTAGCGTACCTGGCGGTGACCGAGCATGTGCACGTCGTTGATGATCCGCTACAGCAAAACCTTCTCCAACTGCGTGAAGTACACCGGGCGACTCGGGCAGTGTTGGCCCACTTCCCCGGGCTCACTCAGCGCTACGCCAGATTATGTCAGGCGTTGCTGGCCATTCGCCCCCAGCGCAAGCGCTTGCCGCCGATAGAAGCAGCGTTTGAAGCCGTTATCTGTGCCCAGTTGGGAGAAACACCGCCCGAGGCTGGCAGCTGGGCCGACGTGATGCATATCGCCGTCCTCGATGAGTCTCTGCCCTTGGACAACTTCCATGCGCCGCGTGGATACCGGCCACCACTTCCAGTGCCGCTATGGGGGCAAGCCGTTGTCCTGGGAACCCATAAACAAGCACGAACTGAGCAGGAAGATGATGAGGCACCGGCCACAGGGAAGGATTCACCACAAGATGACCAAGGTAAGCGGAAAGCTGACCGGCGCGAGCAGGACCAGGCCGACCGCGATGACTCTTTAATGCTCAATGCATCCGAAAAGATGCTTTCCTGGGCAGAAATGGTCAATCTCAATCGTCATGTAGAGGATGAAGACGATGATGAGGCCAAGCAGGCGGCCGATCAGATTGATGAAATTGTGCTCAGTGCTAACCGTAAGAAGGCGTCTTCCAAACTAAAGCTTGATCTTGATCTGGCGCCTGGTGAGGTGAGTGGGGGAAGGCTGCGTGGGCGCCATACTTATCCGGAATGGAATCATCGTAAGCAAATCTATATGCCTGACCACTGTGTGGTACTCAGCGATGTCCAGAGTGAGGAGGGGGAGAATTGGCAGCCGGATGAAACGACAAAACGGCGCATTCGCCGAGTTCGACGCGAGTTTGAAGCACTTAGGCCGCGCCATGAGACGCTACGTGGTCAGCTGGATGGCAGTGAACTGGATATGGACGCCGTTATTCGCTCCCGCTGTGATCTGGCAGCTACCGGTGAAGCCAGCGACCGTCTCTATCAAGCTAGCCGTACCCAGGCGAGGGATTTGGCGGTTTCGATTCTGGTCGATGTATCCCTTTCCACTGAGGCCTGGCTTGATGACAGGCGAGTGCTGGATGTGGCTAAAGAGGCACTATTGGTATTGGGACACGGCCTTGCGGGGTGCGGCGATGACTATGCCATTCACAGCTTTACCTCCCACCGTCGTCACCGTGTTTGGGTCAATACGCTGAAAAGCTTCGATGAGCCAATGGGCGAGCGAGTGTCACGGCGGATCGCAGCGCTCAAGCCAGGCCACTACACGCGTATGGGGCCCGCTATTCGGCACCTTTCCCAAGCGCTTGCCAAACGACCCAATCGGCACAGGTTGCTGCTACTTCTGACCGACGGTAAGCCTAACGATACCGACTATTATGAAGGGCGATATGGTATAGAGGATACGCGCAAAGCGGTACTTGAAGCGCGACGGGAAGAAGTGCGCGTGTTCGGGGTAACGATTGACCGGGAGGCGGGGCGCTATATTCCTCACCTGTTTGGGCGAGGGGGTTATGCCATTGTCCAGCGTCCGGAGCATCTCGCCTTGGCGCTGCCGAGTATCTACCGCCAGATTGTTGCTTCCTAAGGAGGTTATCTATGGTGCGCTTGCGCTTCGTAGCGGCGATTAGTCTGTGGTCTTTGGTCGCTTTAGGGGTTGTCGTGCCGCTGGTATGGCTTATCAATAACCGAGATTGGGGCGTGGCGCTGATGTTGCTGGTTCCCTTTATCGTTTATGGTTTGATGCGGCTGGGTCGGTTGCTGGAAGCCTGGGCAAATGCCGCGCAGCGGCCTTGAGGTACTGATTCCGCAATTTGCTAAATCCGATCCTGTAAGGCTACCCCACTAAATGAAAGCGACCGGCCAGATAGCCCGCGGCAATCAGCGTTAACGTTAATAGTGTTAGGGCAATGAAAATTCCCTTCCAGGCTGGGGTCGCGGCGCGCAAGTTTAAATAGACCATGAGCAC is part of the Halomonas alkaliantarctica genome and harbors:
- a CDS encoding CbbQ/NirQ/NorQ/GpvN family protein; this encodes MPLSCVANPIDEREIPFYENVGNECAMFEHAFRQRLPLLLKGPTGCGKTRFVSHMAAKLGRPLFTVSCHDDLTSADLTGRYLLQGGETRWVDGPLTRAVREGGICYLDEVVEARKDVTVVLHPLTDDRRLLPLERTGELLEAPDDFMLVVSYNPGYQHILKSLKPSTRQRFLAMSFDFPPPKVERDIVARESGLPGEQCAALVNLAASLRAMKGQDLEEGVSTRLLVYCATLIAAGVPILEAARATLVEPLSDDADVQEGLMEAIQATFG
- a CDS encoding c-type cytochrome codes for the protein MADGLTKSAARNIFYGGSLFFFLLFAALTAHSHWYMVNVSTDSEALTDSVKHGKEVWEKNMCINCHTIMGEGAYFAPELGNVWERYGGLENPDAARAGINAWIRAQPLGIEGRRQMPAFDFSEKDMNSLIDFLEWTNSINDQDWPPHPAG
- a CDS encoding cbb3-type cytochrome c oxidase subunit I, coding for MKYETQKVALPFFMVAMALFTLQIVFGLLAAAVYAWPNFMAEVMPFHIMRVSHTNLLIVWLLIGFMGCTYYLMPEEAEQEIHSPNLAYIQLAIFAFAGAAALVGYQFGIHEGREFLEQPFWVKILITISFLMFLFNTSMTLLKGRKTAINLVLMLGLWLAAVFWLFAFYNPTNLAVDKLYWWWVVHLWVEGVWELIMASLLGYLLIKMTGVDREVIEKWLYIIVGLALFSGLLGTGHHYYWIGAPGYWQPIGSIFSTLEVAPFFAMVVFAFTMFWKGSRNHPNKAAMLWALGCPTIAFFGAGVWGFMHTLSFVNYYSHGTQVTAAHGHLAFYGAYVMLILGVITYAMPQIRRVQPYNQILNMWGFWIVTSAMCFMTFTLTFAGVVQTHLQRVLGMNYMEVQDQLGLFYIMRLGAGVAVAVGAIMLLYSFFGPAREQVPAGGTQITAGAGSA
- a CDS encoding nitric oxide reductase activation protein NorD: MLDFLEVEEFVGRHWHRWASSAASYPDHPEAAVRLETLRPMLGVFFRAGGGEAGINVAAIAGRSSSHRLSLRQRLGLDEEVLDQARRDEESLLLPPRIALFDEASLNRDLYLWLVAYLAVTEHVHVVDDPLQQNLLQLREVHRATRAVLAHFPGLTQRYARLCQALLAIRPQRKRLPPIEAAFEAVICAQLGETPPEAGSWADVMHIAVLDESLPLDNFHAPRGYRPPLPVPLWGQAVVLGTHKQARTEQEDDEAPATGKDSPQDDQGKRKADRREQDQADRDDSLMLNASEKMLSWAEMVNLNRHVEDEDDDEAKQAADQIDEIVLSANRKKASSKLKLDLDLAPGEVSGGRLRGRHTYPEWNHRKQIYMPDHCVVLSDVQSEEGENWQPDETTKRRIRRVRREFEALRPRHETLRGQLDGSELDMDAVIRSRCDLAATGEASDRLYQASRTQARDLAVSILVDVSLSTEAWLDDRRVLDVAKEALLVLGHGLAGCGDDYAIHSFTSHRRHRVWVNTLKSFDEPMGERVSRRIAALKPGHYTRMGPAIRHLSQALAKRPNRHRLLLLLTDGKPNDTDYYEGRYGIEDTRKAVLEARREEVRVFGVTIDREAGRYIPHLFGRGGYAIVQRPEHLALALPSIYRQIVAS